One window from the genome of Leptospira ryugenii encodes:
- a CDS encoding SpoIIE family protein phosphatase — protein MSLDWLSFSYHSVGVFAAYLIIFLMSIFLLTKKDKSVSTWWLAIMFTGYSFMLLGYVLAYSINAPFGAYHRFITMVALLGNAGMLGFAYYFPKLDYPKETKYLLPVLLLIILATYIQFVAKGSGLEKIYNFTAHFYTFDYGAEHSLILLSTQTIALIILIRKTIKNSDYDGILLRWNDKPHSLGAYPIYYLSNFLIKWMKFISPLGKEAQATKSFSKAIFIFLIIAVSNVLNKMGIISYEVYAFIFANVTLVICFYILITYINHSPEPTTFMFKLVGLSLVTVLLVLGFVGNITLSMNEKEYDELKKAQIVGIKKDILNRQFAGLPQEIEYILTKPKDNSLFSDELVLEYNRNPSDLNLDDIKRGIKKQKDYLLKDSLTKVMKKNGRKFGKETPTKEEQKEALELFKKSRQYQNLVQEETKDFQRLYREAKSRYTHFDFVDENKKYEIGYSYDLYRNFTHQNTIKIIGTIFFTTILILLVFPRFFYSSLVKPLNDLLSGVTKVNEGNLDIEVPIKVKDEIGFLSSSFNSMVTSIKQARRELQDYAENLEVKVKERTREVREKMEEVQQLKIQQDGDYFLTSLLAKPLFFNANKSKLVPTEFLIKQKKRFEFKSKTADLGGDICITGNLKFGTPENFKTYIMAMNGDAMGKSMQGAGGSLVMGVVFNAIMSRSASNKKILNTTPREWLTDVYNEVNAVFKSFNGTMVISATVILVEEKSGEMIYFNAEHPATILYRDGKASFIEKELLLRKLGQESEFEFKIQEFKLLPGDAIIMGSDGKDDIDLSPNSESRTINEDENLVLSLIEKTGGNIFQMESAIQELGAITDDLSFLRLDFQPIGVREGQQAISESPVTQSYEEEELSFKDEDSNFNLSEVYQESKQLYREGKVNAALGLLMRARSLEPNNQKLNKLLGLMSFKGKDYATAVEVLSQYLQMDPDTEELWYYLSLSQKKMGRYLSSLEASKKVYELSPENVNNLVNLSDLNRLTGKYEESRKYSERALELDPDNQNAKKILKYLDKV, from the coding sequence ATGAGTTTGGATTGGCTTTCGTTTTCCTACCATTCCGTAGGCGTTTTTGCTGCATACCTCATCATTTTTTTGATGAGCATCTTTCTATTGACCAAAAAGGACAAAAGCGTTTCCACCTGGTGGCTTGCCATCATGTTTACTGGCTATAGCTTTATGCTGCTTGGATACGTACTTGCCTATTCGATAAACGCCCCCTTCGGCGCATACCATCGATTCATTACTATGGTAGCGCTCCTTGGAAACGCAGGTATGTTAGGATTTGCATATTACTTTCCTAAATTGGATTACCCAAAGGAAACAAAGTATCTATTACCGGTTCTTTTATTGATCATCCTTGCAACCTATATTCAATTTGTGGCGAAAGGATCTGGATTAGAAAAGATTTATAACTTTACTGCACACTTTTATACCTTTGATTATGGTGCCGAACACTCACTTATTTTGCTTTCTACCCAAACAATCGCTCTCATAATCCTCATTCGCAAAACTATTAAAAATTCAGATTATGATGGAATACTACTACGCTGGAATGATAAACCCCACTCTCTAGGTGCCTATCCAATCTATTATCTTTCCAATTTCTTGATCAAATGGATGAAATTCATCTCTCCACTCGGGAAAGAAGCACAAGCCACAAAAAGCTTTTCTAAAGCTATTTTTATTTTTTTGATTATAGCTGTATCGAATGTTCTGAATAAGATGGGCATCATCTCTTACGAGGTATATGCTTTCATTTTTGCAAACGTAACTTTAGTAATTTGTTTTTATATTTTAATTACATATATCAATCATTCACCAGAGCCAACTACTTTCATGTTCAAACTAGTGGGACTGAGTTTGGTTACCGTACTATTGGTACTTGGTTTTGTTGGAAATATCACTTTGAGTATGAATGAAAAGGAATACGATGAATTGAAAAAAGCACAAATTGTTGGTATCAAAAAAGATATATTGAACAGACAGTTTGCAGGTTTACCGCAAGAAATCGAATACATCCTCACTAAGCCCAAGGACAATTCACTATTTTCGGATGAATTGGTTTTAGAATACAACAGAAATCCTTCCGACTTAAATTTGGATGATATCAAAAGAGGGATCAAAAAACAAAAAGATTACCTATTAAAAGATTCTCTGACCAAAGTCATGAAAAAGAATGGAAGGAAATTCGGCAAAGAGACTCCAACTAAAGAAGAACAAAAAGAGGCATTGGAATTATTCAAAAAGTCAAGACAATACCAAAATCTCGTTCAAGAAGAGACAAAAGATTTTCAAAGACTTTACAGAGAGGCTAAGTCGAGGTATACACATTTTGATTTTGTAGATGAGAACAAAAAATACGAGATCGGATATTCCTACGATTTGTATAGAAACTTTACTCACCAAAATACGATCAAAATTATAGGTACAATATTTTTCACTACAATCTTGATTTTACTCGTTTTCCCACGATTCTTTTACTCAAGTTTGGTTAAGCCACTTAACGATTTGTTATCTGGGGTGACAAAAGTAAATGAAGGAAATCTGGACATAGAGGTACCAATCAAGGTGAAAGATGAGATTGGATTTTTATCTAGTTCCTTCAACTCGATGGTAACTTCCATTAAACAAGCAAGGCGAGAGCTACAAGATTATGCCGAGAATCTTGAAGTAAAGGTGAAGGAAAGGACTCGTGAAGTTAGAGAAAAAATGGAAGAAGTCCAACAGTTGAAAATCCAACAGGATGGAGACTACTTCCTGACTTCCCTTCTCGCAAAACCACTCTTTTTCAATGCAAATAAATCCAAACTTGTACCTACTGAATTCTTGATCAAACAAAAGAAGAGATTTGAGTTTAAGTCAAAAACTGCTGACCTCGGTGGAGATATTTGTATCACTGGAAATCTAAAGTTTGGAACACCTGAAAATTTTAAAACTTACATTATGGCAATGAATGGTGATGCTATGGGTAAGTCTATGCAAGGGGCTGGTGGTTCTCTAGTAATGGGAGTAGTATTCAATGCCATCATGTCTCGATCTGCTTCCAATAAAAAAATCCTAAATACCACACCGAGAGAATGGCTTACAGATGTTTACAATGAGGTAAATGCTGTCTTCAAATCGTTTAACGGAACTATGGTGATTTCAGCAACGGTGATTCTTGTAGAGGAAAAATCTGGTGAGATGATTTACTTTAATGCGGAACATCCTGCGACCATCCTCTACCGTGATGGTAAAGCATCCTTTATCGAAAAAGAACTATTACTCCGAAAGTTAGGCCAAGAATCGGAATTTGAATTTAAAATCCAAGAATTCAAACTATTGCCAGGTGATGCCATCATAATGGGTTCCGATGGAAAAGATGATATCGATCTAAGTCCCAATTCTGAATCAAGGACAATCAACGAAGATGAAAACCTTGTACTCTCTTTGATTGAAAAAACAGGGGGGAATATATTTCAAATGGAGTCTGCAATCCAAGAACTTGGAGCAATCACAGACGATTTGTCATTTTTGAGATTAGATTTCCAACCAATCGGAGTCAGGGAAGGTCAGCAGGCAATTTCGGAATCCCCAGTCACACAATCTTATGAAGAGGAAGAACTATCATTCAAAGACGAAGATTCCAATTTCAATCTTTCTGAAGTATACCAAGAGAGCAAACAATTGTACCGTGAAGGGAAGGTAAATGCTGCACTCGGATTGCTCATGCGAGCAAGATCATTAGAACCAAATAATCAAAAATTAAATAAGTTACTTGGACTTATGAGCTTTAAAGGAAAGGACTATGCGACCGCAGTTGAAGTTTTGAGCCAGTATCTACAAATGGATCCAGATACGGAAGAATTATGGTATTACCTATCTTTATCTCAGAAAAAAATGGGACGATATCTTTCTTCACTCGAAGCTTCCAAAAAAGTTTATGAACTTTCTCCTGAAAACGTAAATAACTTGGTCAACCTTTCTGACCTCAACCGACTAACAGGAAAATACGAGGAATCAAGAAAGTATTCGGAAAGAGCCTTGGAGTTGGATCCCGACAACCAAAATGCAAAAAAGATCTTAAAATACTTGGATAAAGTTTAA
- a CDS encoding porin yields MFDETLKSIENRKATLVRILVFLILFSSMTTPSLVFAETEENKMQTEAKKENSISPSSLKFGAYIDTYYLQNLNRPVVKEREFTTQAVRNQEFNVNMAHVEAKLEEEKYRGRLALHWGTSVVANTASEVNSDRYSNQLSTRNIQEAFAGVKVGKETWLDMGVFFGNIGYESWISQNNINYTRAFALDYVPYYSSGIRLSHRFNQKWSGQLQILNGWQNITETNKDKAFGSQILFKIFPNVTLTLNQFVGNEAPNTERKQIRLYNNTILEWHISEHWLIALQADIGAQRAGERFAYEPWWRAYDPSLSETREERSLAFRQWYHGTLWLSYKISSDYRLSFRVERFYDPKQVLAVSNSPNGFIAYGYTTTFDILSFEPALLRFEYVYRRSMDSIFPYRDAKTSAKEDFFIFAFSLRL; encoded by the coding sequence ATGTTCGATGAAACTTTAAAAAGTATAGAAAACCGTAAGGCTACCCTTGTCAGAATATTGGTGTTTTTGATTTTATTTTCTTCAATGACAACTCCGAGTTTAGTTTTTGCCGAAACGGAGGAGAATAAAATGCAAACAGAGGCTAAAAAAGAAAATTCAATTAGTCCATCTAGTTTGAAATTTGGAGCATATATAGACACATACTATCTACAAAATTTGAATCGTCCAGTTGTGAAAGAAAGAGAGTTTACGACACAAGCGGTGCGAAACCAAGAATTTAATGTCAATATGGCACATGTTGAAGCCAAATTAGAAGAAGAAAAATATCGTGGTCGACTAGCTCTGCACTGGGGTACGTCCGTAGTTGCGAATACTGCCTCTGAAGTAAATTCGGATCGATATTCAAATCAACTTTCCACGAGAAATATTCAGGAGGCCTTCGCTGGAGTTAAAGTGGGTAAAGAAACATGGCTCGATATGGGTGTGTTTTTTGGAAATATTGGATATGAATCCTGGATTTCACAAAATAACATAAATTATACGAGAGCCTTTGCTCTAGATTATGTGCCATACTATTCATCTGGGATACGACTTAGTCATCGGTTTAATCAAAAATGGAGTGGGCAACTTCAAATATTGAATGGTTGGCAAAATATTACAGAAACAAATAAAGATAAGGCGTTCGGAAGTCAAATCTTATTTAAAATATTTCCAAACGTAACCCTAACTTTGAATCAATTCGTTGGGAATGAAGCACCTAACACAGAAAGAAAACAGATTCGCTTGTATAATAATACAATTTTGGAATGGCACATTTCAGAACATTGGCTTATCGCTTTGCAAGCAGACATTGGTGCCCAGAGAGCAGGAGAGAGATTTGCCTATGAGCCCTGGTGGAGAGCCTATGATCCAAGTCTTTCTGAGACAAGGGAGGAGAGAAGTTTAGCTTTTAGACAATGGTACCATGGGACTCTTTGGCTCAGCTATAAAATCTCTTCGGATTATCGACTCAGTTTTCGAGTGGAACGATTCTATGATCCTAAGCAGGTGTTAGCAGTTTCAAATTCACCGAATGGGTTTATCGCATATGGCTATACAACCACATTCGATATTTTGAGTTTTGAGCCAGCGCTACTTCGTTTTGAATACGTTTACCGAAGATCTATGGACTCTATTTTTCCCTACCGTGATGCCAAGACATCCGCCAAAGAAGATTTCTTCATTTTTGCCTTCTCTTTGAGATTGTGA
- a CDS encoding methyl-accepting chemotaxis protein yields MKDWSTFFFKSLENLFLIACQSIGICGFLFLYNSPGNQLTSVILGSLYLVLLFIYWAFILWKQRKNAKKMQVIFHPLLDLSLRGIDLPDFLEYLEDNFQQIQTKIDATYQHLESLNEELGGVYTQVEEIYKVVATLAEDEVLFLDSVKSTSLDIETMLEIVTIVIEEIQLRGRTFENMVSQTAEGKSKVTKSTDILATLADSTVGMLKLTDFINEVTKKTNLLSINAAIESAHLGDKGKGFAVIADEMRTLAIQTSLNANEIKGLLNQSVQLTDDAHQLSKEAGEAFSEIFDGVQATHGTIAEVVQTISELKSRGFSVQEKTKVLNSISHIVKDVSGEVYGLIVQVNFHLDEIKKSGLELENKMKELTESYSWLKRISIKIKDQMEAIFKEIDAQV; encoded by the coding sequence TTGAAAGACTGGTCTACATTTTTTTTCAAATCATTAGAGAATTTATTTCTCATTGCCTGTCAATCCATTGGCATTTGTGGTTTTCTATTCCTTTATAACTCTCCCGGAAATCAATTAACATCCGTCATTTTAGGAAGTTTGTATCTAGTCCTTCTTTTTATTTATTGGGCATTCATTCTTTGGAAACAAAGGAAAAATGCTAAGAAAATGCAAGTTATATTCCATCCTTTGTTAGATCTTTCGCTCCGTGGGATTGACCTTCCTGATTTTTTGGAGTACTTGGAAGATAATTTTCAACAAATCCAGACAAAAATAGACGCGACCTATCAGCATTTAGAATCATTAAATGAAGAGTTAGGTGGGGTTTATACTCAGGTAGAAGAGATTTATAAAGTCGTAGCGACACTTGCGGAAGATGAAGTATTGTTTTTGGATTCTGTTAAGAGCACATCTCTCGATATCGAAACGATGCTTGAAATTGTGACCATAGTCATAGAAGAGATTCAACTCCGGGGAAGGACATTTGAGAATATGGTCTCGCAAACGGCAGAAGGAAAATCAAAAGTCACAAAATCAACGGACATTCTTGCTACCTTAGCAGATTCGACAGTGGGTATGTTAAAATTGACTGATTTCATCAATGAGGTGACCAAAAAAACAAATTTACTTTCTATCAATGCCGCTATAGAGTCTGCCCATTTAGGTGATAAAGGCAAAGGTTTTGCGGTAATCGCTGATGAAATGCGAACTTTAGCGATACAAACATCCTTGAACGCAAATGAAATCAAAGGACTCCTAAATCAAAGTGTCCAATTAACAGATGATGCCCATCAATTGAGTAAGGAAGCAGGCGAAGCGTTTTCAGAAATTTTTGATGGAGTTCAGGCAACACATGGGACCATTGCAGAGGTAGTGCAAACGATCTCAGAATTAAAATCGCGCGGATTCTCTGTCCAAGAGAAAACTAAGGTTTTAAACTCGATTTCCCATATAGTGAAAGATGTCTCGGGAGAAGTATATGGTTTAATCGTTCAGGTAAACTTTCATTTAGATGAAATTAAAAAATCTGGATTAGAACTTGAGAATAAAATGAAGGAGTTGACTGAAAGTTATTCCTGGTTAAAGAGAATTTCGATCAAAATCAAAGACCAAATGGAGGCCATTTTTAAAGAAATCGACGCACAGGTTTAG
- the purT gene encoding formate-dependent phosphoribosylglycinamide formyltransferase, whose protein sequence is MIQIGTPHSSTALKLLLLGSGELGKEVAIEAQRLGVHVIAVDRYPNAPAMLVSQESRVIDMLNPAELEACIKDLKPDFIVPEIEAIHTATLLRLEGEGFRIIPSANAVNLTMNREGIRNFASKELGLPTSQYRFADNLEEFTSGVKEIGLPCVVKPIMSSSGKGQSLIRTESEIETAWNYGQTGGRAGKGRMIIEEFISFDFEITLLTIRHKAGTSFLSPIGHKQVNGDYVESWMPQKMTDESVKKAKQIAETITSGLGGYGIFGVELFVKGDEVYFSEVSPRPHDTGLVTLVSQNYSEFSLHVRALLGLPIPEIIEYGPSASSAILFTAEEEAPIFYGLEEALSELNVDLRLFGKPEIKGRRRMGVALARAESIETARLKANQTRDKIRLKI, encoded by the coding sequence ATGATTCAAATTGGTACACCGCATTCAAGCACTGCATTAAAATTATTACTCCTTGGTTCTGGAGAGTTGGGTAAGGAAGTTGCCATTGAAGCGCAGAGACTTGGCGTGCACGTTATTGCTGTTGACCGCTATCCGAACGCGCCTGCGATGCTTGTCTCCCAAGAGAGTCGGGTCATTGATATGTTAAATCCTGCAGAACTTGAAGCTTGTATCAAGGATTTGAAACCAGATTTTATTGTTCCAGAAATTGAAGCCATCCATACAGCAACACTATTGCGTTTGGAGGGAGAGGGCTTTCGTATAATTCCCAGTGCCAATGCAGTCAATTTGACAATGAACCGAGAAGGGATTCGGAATTTTGCTTCTAAGGAATTAGGACTTCCCACCTCACAATATCGATTTGCAGACAATCTAGAAGAGTTTACTTCGGGGGTCAAAGAAATTGGACTTCCTTGTGTCGTAAAACCAATCATGAGTTCATCAGGCAAAGGCCAAAGTCTTATCCGAACCGAATCAGAAATTGAGACTGCTTGGAATTACGGGCAAACAGGTGGAAGAGCAGGTAAAGGCAGGATGATCATAGAAGAATTCATTTCCTTTGATTTCGAAATCACCTTACTTACGATTCGGCATAAGGCAGGAACGAGCTTTCTATCTCCGATAGGGCACAAACAGGTAAACGGTGATTATGTGGAATCATGGATGCCACAAAAAATGACCGATGAAAGTGTAAAGAAAGCGAAACAGATTGCTGAAACGATCACTTCAGGCCTAGGTGGTTATGGTATCTTTGGTGTTGAATTGTTTGTGAAAGGAGATGAAGTTTACTTCAGCGAAGTTTCACCGAGACCACATGATACAGGATTGGTTACATTGGTTAGCCAAAACTATTCTGAATTTTCTCTCCATGTACGTGCTTTGCTTGGTTTGCCAATTCCAGAAATCATTGAGTACGGACCGTCCGCATCCTCTGCCATCCTATTTACCGCAGAAGAGGAGGCTCCAATTTTTTATGGCCTAGAAGAGGCACTCTCAGAGCTAAATGTTGATCTAAGGCTTTTTGGAAAGCCAGAGATCAAAGGAAGGAGAAGGATGGGAGTTGCTCTTGCACGGGCAGAGTCCATCGAAACGGCCCGTTTGAAAGCCAACCAAACAAGAGATAAAATTCGCCTTAAAATTTAA
- a CDS encoding SDR family NAD(P)-dependent oxidoreductase, with product MRKQSGSAMKTALVLGASSDIAKHIVYELQKKHINLQLTGTNLQVLEQTFSGLVASEAQKIQFFSLDIRNKNQFIRFLEQLDPFPDVVYSAIGYYKDQMDLRYSLQELSDTIEINFSGLVALLSLIANRMEERKFGQIVVLSSVAGERGRQLNYGYGSTKAALTVFLSGLRNRLHKANVQITTVLLGPVYTKMSKGHKLFPIITLQAPIAAKKIVEAGEKYKDEVYIHWIWRWIMLLIKIIPEGIFKRLPPF from the coding sequence TTGAGAAAACAATCTGGATCTGCTATGAAAACTGCTTTGGTTTTAGGTGCAAGTTCTGATATCGCCAAACACATCGTATATGAATTGCAAAAAAAACATATAAACTTACAACTTACAGGAACAAATCTCCAAGTTTTGGAACAAACTTTCTCAGGTTTAGTAGCTAGCGAAGCACAAAAAATTCAATTTTTTAGCTTGGACATCCGAAACAAAAATCAATTCATTCGTTTTTTAGAACAACTTGATCCCTTCCCCGATGTTGTCTATTCCGCCATTGGGTATTACAAAGACCAGATGGACTTGCGATATTCCTTACAAGAACTCTCGGACACCATCGAAATTAATTTTTCAGGGCTTGTGGCATTGCTTAGCCTAATCGCAAATCGAATGGAGGAGAGAAAATTTGGTCAAATTGTGGTCCTAAGTTCTGTGGCTGGTGAGAGAGGTAGACAATTAAACTATGGTTACGGAAGTACAAAAGCCGCGCTGACCGTATTTTTATCAGGCCTTCGGAATCGACTCCATAAAGCTAATGTTCAGATAACGACCGTTTTACTAGGGCCAGTGTACACAAAAATGTCTAAGGGGCATAAACTCTTCCCTATTATCACTTTGCAAGCTCCGATCGCAGCAAAAAAGATTGTGGAGGCGGGTGAAAAATATAAAGACGAGGTGTATATCCATTGGATTTGGCGTTGGATCATGTTGCTCATCAAAATCATTCCGGAAGGCATCTTCAAAAGATTGCCTCCCTTTTGA
- a CDS encoding response regulator has product MLPKDYILIVDDELAIRKMLRIALEAKGYTTIEALNKKDAIEKAVLHSPRLILLDLQLPDGSGLEVVKEIRSMVITPIIVLSVIDSEQSKIELLDAGADDYIVKPFSMGELLARIRTALRRIPSEEIISGWKDSDLEIDLTKNLVLRLGKTTRLTPIEFQILGVLLQNAGKVITNEELIKKVWGDSAQNELNSLRVHINQIRKKIENDPSFPTRLLTEPGIGYKWYDK; this is encoded by the coding sequence ATGTTACCAAAAGATTACATTCTCATAGTTGATGATGAACTTGCGATTCGTAAAATGCTAAGAATCGCTCTCGAAGCTAAGGGATATACGACGATTGAGGCACTTAATAAAAAGGATGCCATTGAAAAAGCAGTTTTACACTCTCCACGTCTTATTTTGTTAGATTTACAGCTACCTGATGGATCTGGATTGGAGGTTGTCAAAGAAATCCGAAGTATGGTGATAACTCCCATCATAGTACTTTCCGTGATTGATTCAGAACAAAGTAAAATCGAGTTATTGGATGCAGGCGCAGATGACTATATTGTAAAACCCTTTAGTATGGGTGAATTGCTCGCAAGAATACGAACAGCACTTAGACGAATTCCGTCAGAGGAAATTATCTCAGGTTGGAAAGATTCTGATTTAGAAATAGATTTAACTAAAAATTTGGTATTGCGTTTAGGTAAAACAACACGGCTTACACCAATTGAATTTCAAATACTCGGAGTATTACTTCAAAATGCTGGTAAAGTGATCACCAACGAAGAATTGATCAAGAAAGTATGGGGAGATTCCGCACAAAATGAACTTAATTCTTTACGTGTTCATATCAATCAAATTAGAAAAAAAATTGAAAATGATCCTAGTTTTCCCACTCGCTTATTAACGGAGCCAGGGATTGGCTATAAGTGGTATGATAAGTAG